In a single window of the Mesorhizobium shangrilense genome:
- a CDS encoding ImpA family type VI secretion system protein, with amino-acid sequence MRFDDIAEAISEADPCGPDLDEEGDEAYLNYVLSAAGRIPESFYQKDPNSPVNDARYVPFDRTKVDLKSEIKSVAALLARTKDLRLLALEARFQCLAGQVVGFCECLQGMARLVGSRWDGVHPRGADGDFTLRQNTISGLDDQTSVLLPLGYAPLVNSRKIGAVSLRDYLVATGEVQPRPDDRQVGVSDVLEAIQQADNRVTIEALDQAVNAAARALRDIDANFIEAAGHASRPSLDNLQKVLGQIRTLIRAAVPELALEAEEAEQAKPDTGGAETGDVALPSAGTAAPPAAVIALSDHAEASAALLAAEQYFARAEPSSPALILIHQARMLVGKSLVEALEMLMPEGAAKAMITFSGGHPFQLDMGRMKAITKTATEGAQGNGVAAPPEFQAGTRQEAEALIGSADAFFRAREPSSPIPVLLGKARAFMSRDFSAILSEIVKNGGPAPPAA; translated from the coding sequence ATGCGGTTCGACGACATAGCAGAGGCGATTTCCGAAGCCGATCCCTGCGGTCCCGATCTCGACGAGGAGGGGGACGAGGCCTACCTGAACTACGTGCTTTCCGCGGCGGGGCGCATTCCCGAGAGCTTCTACCAGAAGGACCCGAACTCCCCGGTCAACGACGCGCGCTACGTTCCGTTCGACCGGACGAAGGTCGACCTCAAGTCGGAGATCAAGTCGGTCGCCGCACTTCTCGCCCGCACCAAGGATCTTCGTCTGCTCGCGCTCGAGGCGCGCTTCCAGTGTCTTGCCGGGCAGGTGGTCGGCTTCTGCGAATGCCTGCAAGGCATGGCCAGGCTGGTCGGCAGCCGCTGGGACGGGGTGCATCCGCGCGGCGCCGACGGCGATTTCACGCTGCGCCAGAACACGATCTCCGGCCTGGATGATCAGACATCGGTCCTGTTGCCGCTTGGCTATGCGCCGCTTGTCAACAGCAGAAAGATCGGAGCGGTCAGTCTTCGCGACTATCTCGTCGCAACGGGCGAGGTTCAGCCGCGCCCCGACGACCGGCAGGTAGGCGTCTCCGATGTGCTCGAAGCGATCCAGCAGGCGGACAACAGGGTGACGATCGAAGCGCTCGACCAGGCGGTGAATGCAGCCGCGCGGGCGCTCCGCGACATCGACGCGAATTTCATCGAGGCTGCCGGTCACGCGTCCCGCCCGAGCCTCGACAATCTGCAGAAGGTGCTCGGACAGATCCGCACGCTCATCCGTGCGGCGGTTCCGGAATTGGCGCTGGAGGCAGAGGAGGCGGAGCAGGCGAAGCCCGATACGGGGGGCGCTGAGACGGGCGACGTTGCGCTGCCGTCTGCCGGGACCGCCGCCCCGCCGGCCGCCGTCATCGCGCTCTCGGATCATGCCGAGGCGAGCGCGGCCCTGCTGGCTGCCGAGCAGTATTTCGCTCGGGCCGAGCCTTCGTCGCCCGCTCTCATCCTGATCCACCAAGCGCGCATGCTGGTCGGCAAGTCGCTGGTGGAAGCGCTGGAAATGCTGATGCCGGAAGGGGCGGCCAAGGCGATGATCACCTTCAGCGGCGGGCACCCGTTCCAACTGGACATGGGCCGCATGAAGGCGATCACCAAGACGGCCACGGAGGGCGCGCAGGGCAACGGCGTCGCCGCGCCGCCCGAGTTCCAGGCGGGCACTCGCCAGGAGGCCGAGGCGCTCATCGGCAGCGCTGATGCGTTCTTCCGCGCCCGCGAGCCGTCCAGTCCGATACCGGTCCTGCTCGGAAAGGCGCGCGCGTTCATGAGCCGCGATTTCTCCGCTATACTGAGCGAGATCGTAAAGAACGGTGGTCCAGCGCCGCCAGCTGCCTAG
- the tssB gene encoding type VI secretion system contractile sheath small subunit, translating to MSSDSGQKFIKRNRPPRVQIAYEDPYDAQKMVELPFVMGVMADLSGNSSKVEKPALAQRKFANVDMDNFDDYLESVEPAATFRVPNRLGEAGNEQIGINLTFRKMDDFSPAGIARQIPALNALLEARSQLANLQRYMDGKVAAEDQLKRLLANPEMMQALRDRRAAALTANGEGAEAAES from the coding sequence ATGTCATCTGATAGCGGTCAGAAATTCATCAAGAGGAACCGTCCGCCCCGCGTCCAGATTGCTTACGAAGATCCCTACGACGCGCAGAAGATGGTCGAGCTTCCTTTCGTCATGGGCGTCATGGCGGACCTGTCGGGAAACAGCTCCAAGGTCGAAAAGCCGGCGCTGGCGCAGCGCAAGTTCGCCAATGTCGACATGGACAATTTCGACGACTATCTCGAGAGCGTCGAGCCTGCGGCGACATTCCGGGTGCCCAATCGCCTGGGAGAGGCTGGGAACGAACAGATCGGCATCAATCTCACCTTCAGGAAGATGGATGACTTCTCGCCGGCCGGCATCGCCCGGCAGATTCCTGCCCTCAATGCGTTGCTGGAGGCCCGCAGCCAGTTGGCCAATCTGCAGCGCTACATGGATGGCAAGGTTGCGGCCGAGGATCAGCTGAAGCGGCTGCTCGCGAACCCCGAAATGATGCAGGCGCTGAGGGATCGCCGTGCGGCCGCCCTTACCGCGAACGGCGAGGGCGCCGAGGCCGCGGAGAGCTGA
- the tssC gene encoding type VI secretion system contractile sheath large subunit: protein MATEVQREDAPVATAFQEAEEFSGLLKQSFKPRSERAATEVENAVNTLVQQALADTTVIREDVLDTIDEMIARLDEKLTVQVNEILHAEEFQKLESAWRGLHYLVYNSETDATLKLRVMNVSKNELYRDLRLYPDAKWDQSPLFKAVYEYEYGQLGGEPFGCLVGDYHFDHSAVDISLLRALGKIAAAAHAPFIAGAAPTLLGMDNWTELTNPRDLSKIFETPDYAAWKSLRDSENSRYVGLCMPRVLSRQPYGAKSEPIEEFAFEEDTDGHRGEKYAWMNAAYAMAANVNRAFKEYGWTVRIRGVQSGGEVINLPTHTFPTDEGGVDLKCPTEIAISDRREAELSKSGLLPLIHRKNTDKAAFIGAQSVYRPKKYDKEEATASDNLSARIPYMFAVSRFAHYLKCMVRDQIGETKEKVELERWLQGWINKYVDSDPKNSSPAVKARKPLAAAKIDVFADEENPGYYAAKFYLRPHFQLEGMDIGLSLVSKLPGQAK, encoded by the coding sequence GTGGCTACCGAAGTCCAGCGAGAAGATGCACCGGTTGCAACGGCATTTCAGGAGGCGGAAGAGTTTTCAGGCCTGCTGAAGCAGAGCTTCAAGCCGCGCAGCGAACGCGCTGCGACCGAGGTCGAGAACGCCGTGAACACGCTTGTCCAGCAGGCGTTGGCGGATACCACCGTGATCAGGGAAGACGTGCTCGACACGATCGACGAGATGATCGCCCGGCTCGACGAGAAGCTCACGGTCCAGGTCAACGAGATCCTTCACGCGGAGGAATTCCAGAAGCTCGAAAGCGCGTGGCGCGGCCTCCACTATCTCGTCTACAACTCCGAGACCGACGCGACGCTGAAACTTCGCGTCATGAACGTCTCCAAGAACGAGCTGTATCGCGACCTGCGTCTCTATCCCGACGCGAAATGGGACCAGAGCCCTCTGTTCAAGGCGGTGTACGAGTACGAGTACGGGCAGCTCGGCGGCGAGCCTTTCGGCTGCCTGGTGGGCGACTACCACTTCGACCACTCGGCGGTGGACATCAGCCTGCTCAGGGCGCTGGGCAAGATCGCCGCCGCCGCGCACGCCCCGTTCATAGCCGGCGCGGCGCCGACCCTTCTCGGCATGGACAACTGGACCGAACTCACCAACCCGCGCGACCTGAGCAAGATCTTCGAGACGCCGGATTACGCGGCCTGGAAGTCGCTGCGCGATTCCGAGAACTCCCGCTATGTCGGGCTGTGCATGCCGCGCGTGCTGTCGCGCCAGCCATATGGCGCCAAGTCCGAGCCAATCGAGGAGTTCGCCTTCGAGGAGGACACCGACGGCCACAGGGGCGAAAAGTATGCCTGGATGAACGCCGCCTACGCGATGGCCGCCAACGTCAACCGCGCGTTCAAGGAGTATGGCTGGACGGTGCGCATTCGCGGCGTGCAGTCGGGCGGGGAGGTGATCAACCTGCCGACACACACGTTCCCGACCGACGAAGGGGGCGTCGACCTCAAGTGTCCGACCGAGATCGCCATCAGCGACCGGCGCGAGGCGGAGCTTTCGAAGTCCGGCCTGCTGCCGCTGATCCACCGCAAGAACACGGACAAGGCGGCGTTTATCGGGGCACAATCGGTCTACAGGCCGAAGAAATACGACAAGGAGGAAGCGACGGCCTCCGACAACCTGTCCGCCCGGATTCCGTACATGTTCGCCGTATCGCGCTTCGCGCATTACCTCAAATGCATGGTGCGCGACCAGATCGGCGAGACGAAGGAAAAAGTGGAGCTCGAGCGCTGGCTGCAGGGATGGATCAACAAGTATGTCGATTCAGACCCGAAGAACTCGTCTCCGGCCGTCAAGGCCAGGAAGCCCCTTGCTGCAGCAAAGATCGATGTGTTCGCAGACGAGGAAAACCCGGGATATTACGCGGCGAAGTTCTACCTGCGGCCGCACTTCCAGCTGGAGGGAATGGATATAGGGCTGAGCCTCGTTTCAAAGCTGCCCGGGCAGGCAAAATAG
- a CDS encoding Hcp family type VI secretion system effector codes for MPNVIRFEGVEGESKITGYEKWIDIGPYSLSGSSAHSGLRGGGLSGGAMQISPITISKKLDSASTKLMNRMSKGEHFDKVEIVSLKTTGTKLDKYLTVELGQVLLAGYSWNNDGEGAHDYPTESWTLSFKKFEFLYLPQTETGTLGEEGVFAIDLEKYEIT; via the coding sequence ATGCCAAATGTGATCAGGTTCGAAGGAGTTGAAGGCGAGTCTAAGATAACCGGCTACGAAAAATGGATCGACATCGGCCCGTACAGCCTATCCGGGTCGTCTGCGCATTCGGGGCTCAGAGGCGGCGGATTGTCGGGCGGAGCCATGCAGATCAGTCCGATAACGATCTCCAAGAAGCTTGATAGCGCGTCGACCAAGCTGATGAACAGGATGAGCAAGGGAGAGCATTTCGACAAGGTCGAAATCGTGTCCTTGAAGACCACCGGAACTAAGCTGGACAAGTACCTGACGGTCGAACTCGGTCAGGTCCTGCTCGCCGGGTACAGCTGGAATAATGATGGCGAGGGCGCTCACGATTATCCCACCGAAAGCTGGACGCTCTCATTCAAGAAGTTTGAGTTCCTTTATCTGCCGCAGACCGAGACCGGAACGCTTGGGGAAGAGGGCGTCTTCGCGATCGATCTGGAGAAATACGAGATTACCTGA
- the tssE gene encoding type VI secretion system baseplate subunit TssE: MRRPFNTEYSPPIMSAFREAFAARDARKRIVQTVSGERIVPGRHSSQRRGDEGALRRDLAIDLMALLNTIDLGSSVDLENYAHVRRSIVNYGLSDVGRLTSEEERVNLIRDDLRTALVQFEPRLNPETIHIERDEKVDDEQRVRFTVSVEMFCRPADLAVEFVAEVDVGSGKINLSRLPDTA, translated from the coding sequence ATGCGTCGACCGTTCAACACGGAATACAGTCCCCCGATCATGTCCGCGTTCCGCGAGGCGTTCGCCGCGCGGGACGCAAGGAAGAGGATTGTCCAGACCGTAAGCGGCGAGCGCATCGTTCCCGGCCGGCATTCCTCGCAGAGACGGGGCGATGAGGGGGCGCTGAGGAGAGACCTCGCGATCGACTTGATGGCGCTGCTAAACACGATCGATCTGGGCTCCTCGGTCGACCTGGAAAATTACGCCCATGTGCGCAGGTCCATCGTCAATTACGGGCTCAGCGATGTCGGCAGGCTCACCAGCGAGGAGGAGAGGGTCAACTTGATCAGGGACGATCTCAGGACGGCCCTCGTCCAGTTCGAGCCGCGTCTCAATCCCGAGACGATCCATATCGAACGCGACGAGAAGGTGGACGACGAGCAGCGCGTGCGCTTCACCGTCTCCGTGGAGATGTTCTGCCGGCCGGCGGACCTTGCGGTCGAGTTCGTCGCGGAGGTTGATGTCGGATCCGGCAAGATCAACCTGTCTCGACTTCCAGACACAGCATGA
- the tssF gene encoding type VI secretion system baseplate subunit TssF: MNREFLESFEQELKFFYEHAKEYGEEFPGVADRLGGLTENTMDPGLQAVFQGSAFMAARVQLKLRSEFAEFTSALLDQLVPNYLAPIPSALLAEAAPPYNDKNLAEGRKFPAGSYLDAVYVERDRRVSCRYRLAAPLTVWPLQLEAAQYFATPAPLQTLGLETSAGTVAGLRLAFRRRTAKIEDNKPGAVDPGAPVNQLAIDTLPVHLVGSAVDTTALYEQLFANCRRITLRYLDTFGDARFVATPPEMLRQIGFEAEESLLGGDDRVFSGFALLRDFFVFPQKFIGFRLEKLRQTLASVSAPAFELLFEFDSVVPRLQSVVNPALFSLYSAPAANLFEMQCARVPVRRREHEHQVVPDRSRWLEYEVHRIVEIFAHYSGERDKVPVFPLYSLPSRNVPLENAIFHTARRVQRRETAQERRFGQRSAYVGTETFISLREPATIDDERRVHELSVRALVSNRHLTEHLPIGESGADFFLVDDTSLPLRCVAGPTPPRESIVTSQRRQRGAMPSGEVAWTLVNLLSLNHLGLTDRNPQDRAAGLKELLALFADLSDVVTERRIRGIQGISTRPIVRRIKQDNGFNAARGIEVTVLFDEKAFEGSGIMLLGAVLDRFFAEYSAINTFTETVIESQQRGIVKRWPPRSGLGRLL; the protein is encoded by the coding sequence ATGAACCGCGAGTTCCTTGAAAGCTTCGAGCAGGAACTGAAGTTCTTCTATGAACACGCGAAGGAGTATGGCGAGGAGTTTCCCGGCGTCGCCGACCGGCTGGGCGGCCTGACGGAAAACACCATGGATCCGGGCCTTCAGGCCGTGTTCCAGGGCAGTGCCTTTATGGCTGCGCGCGTGCAGCTCAAACTTAGAAGCGAGTTCGCCGAATTCACCTCCGCGCTTCTCGACCAGTTGGTGCCGAACTACCTGGCGCCGATTCCCTCGGCGCTGCTGGCGGAAGCCGCGCCGCCGTACAACGACAAGAACCTTGCGGAGGGGCGGAAATTCCCCGCCGGCTCGTACCTCGATGCCGTCTATGTCGAGCGCGACAGGCGCGTCTCATGCCGCTATCGCCTGGCTGCGCCGCTGACGGTGTGGCCGCTGCAGCTGGAGGCCGCACAGTATTTCGCCACGCCGGCCCCGTTGCAGACGCTTGGCCTGGAAACGTCGGCCGGCACGGTCGCCGGGCTTCGTCTTGCATTCCGTCGCCGGACCGCGAAGATCGAGGACAACAAGCCCGGCGCTGTCGACCCAGGCGCACCGGTCAATCAACTTGCGATCGACACGCTGCCCGTCCACCTCGTTGGCTCTGCGGTCGATACGACGGCACTCTACGAACAGCTTTTCGCAAACTGCCGGCGCATCACGCTGCGCTACCTCGACACGTTCGGCGACGCTCGCTTCGTCGCGACGCCGCCCGAGATGCTTCGCCAGATTGGCTTCGAGGCCGAGGAGTCGCTGCTCGGCGGAGACGACAGGGTGTTTTCCGGCTTCGCGCTTCTACGGGACTTTTTCGTCTTCCCCCAAAAGTTCATCGGCTTTCGGCTGGAGAAGCTACGGCAGACATTGGCGTCGGTCTCGGCGCCGGCATTCGAGCTGCTGTTTGAGTTCGATAGCGTGGTGCCGAGACTGCAGTCGGTGGTCAATCCAGCGCTTTTTTCTCTCTATTCGGCGCCGGCGGCCAATCTCTTCGAGATGCAGTGCGCCCGTGTGCCGGTCCGGCGGCGCGAGCACGAGCATCAGGTAGTGCCGGACCGCAGCCGCTGGCTCGAGTACGAGGTTCACCGCATCGTCGAGATATTCGCCCACTACAGCGGTGAACGGGACAAGGTCCCGGTGTTTCCGCTCTACAGTCTGCCGTCGCGCAACGTGCCCCTGGAAAACGCCATCTTCCATACCGCACGGCGCGTCCAGCGGCGGGAGACCGCCCAAGAGCGGCGTTTCGGGCAGCGAAGCGCCTATGTCGGGACGGAGACGTTCATCTCGCTGCGCGAACCAGCGACGATCGACGATGAACGCCGCGTCCACGAACTCAGCGTCCGCGCGCTGGTTTCGAACCGCCACCTGACCGAGCATCTTCCGATCGGGGAGTCCGGGGCCGACTTCTTCCTGGTGGACGACACGTCGTTGCCGCTTCGCTGCGTTGCCGGACCGACACCACCACGCGAATCGATCGTCACGTCGCAGCGTCGACAACGGGGCGCCATGCCGTCCGGCGAAGTGGCTTGGACGCTGGTCAACCTGCTCTCGCTCAATCATCTCGGACTGACCGACCGCAATCCGCAGGACAGAGCCGCCGGATTGAAGGAGCTTCTGGCGCTCTTCGCCGATCTCTCCGATGTGGTCACCGAGCGACGCATTCGCGGCATCCAGGGCATCTCGACCCGCCCGATCGTTCGCCGGATCAAGCAGGATAACGGCTTCAATGCGGCGCGCGGCATCGAGGTGACCGTCCTGTTCGACGAGAAGGCGTTCGAGGGAAGCGGCATCATGCTGCTCGGCGCGGTGCTCGACCGCTTCTTCGCCGAGTATTCGGCCATCAACACGTTCACCGAAACGGTGATCGAGTCGCAGCAGCGCGGCATCGTCAAGCGCTGGCCGCCGCGCTCTGGCCTCGGGAGATTGCTGTGA
- the tssG gene encoding type VI secretion system baseplate subunit TssG, with the protein MSYRSDLKAEPFRFDFFAVLRELERSTTGKSRIGQSTIPEEDVVTLGQDPFLAFPDSNLDGYEVGRHDIPNVKTRFLGFFGPQGALPLSTTIDAFNWSTQHDPSFARFADIFANRFQQLFFRAWADARPIAHYDRPAGDRFFAYLGSMAGVGTVPYRSRDTVDDIAKVQFAGLIGAQVKSATRLKHLLKGVCAIDVDIVERIGSWLIFERGDLTALGAQGSTLGRDSFVGTRAYSINDKIRIRIAATTLEQYRTFLPSGERFENLVDLVFFYLGHQSDFDVELGLRADLAPAVQLGRSGELGWTSWISPRRPVDGETVYFTDARFSPMERRRAAAAAAGTGKQRKTDRPGTGAGS; encoded by the coding sequence GTGAGCTACCGCAGCGACCTGAAGGCCGAGCCCTTCCGTTTCGACTTCTTCGCGGTCCTGCGGGAACTCGAGCGCTCGACTACCGGCAAGTCCCGGATCGGCCAGAGCACGATCCCCGAGGAGGACGTGGTCACCCTGGGTCAGGACCCGTTCCTGGCGTTCCCTGACTCCAACCTCGACGGCTACGAGGTTGGCCGCCACGATATCCCCAACGTCAAGACCCGGTTCCTTGGCTTCTTCGGACCGCAGGGCGCGCTGCCGCTCAGCACGACCATCGATGCATTCAACTGGTCCACCCAGCACGATCCCTCCTTTGCGCGCTTCGCGGACATCTTCGCCAACCGCTTTCAGCAGCTCTTCTTCCGCGCCTGGGCGGATGCCCGTCCGATCGCCCACTACGATCGGCCGGCGGGCGACCGGTTCTTTGCCTATCTTGGTTCGATGGCAGGCGTCGGGACCGTGCCTTATCGCAGCCGGGACACGGTCGACGATATCGCCAAGGTGCAGTTCGCCGGGCTGATCGGCGCCCAGGTCAAGAGCGCCACGCGCCTAAAGCACCTGCTCAAGGGCGTCTGCGCAATCGACGTCGACATCGTCGAGCGCATTGGAAGCTGGCTGATCTTCGAGCGAGGCGACCTGACTGCGCTTGGCGCGCAAGGATCGACGCTCGGCAGGGACAGCTTCGTCGGGACGCGCGCCTACAGCATCAACGACAAGATACGCATCCGCATCGCAGCGACGACGCTCGAGCAGTACCGGACGTTTCTTCCTTCCGGGGAGCGCTTCGAAAACCTAGTCGATCTCGTCTTTTTCTACCTTGGGCACCAGTCGGATTTCGACGTAGAATTGGGCTTGAGGGCCGACCTTGCGCCGGCGGTGCAACTTGGCAGGTCGGGCGAGCTTGGCTGGACGTCCTGGATCTCTCCAAGGAGGCCCGTCGACGGCGAGACGGTGTATTTCACCGACGCGCGCTTCAGCCCAATGGAGCGGAGGCGGGCAGCAGCAGCAGCAGCGGGAACCGGCAAACAGCGCAAGACGGATAGACCAGGAACGGGAGCGGGGTCGTGA
- the tssH gene encoding type VI secretion system ATPase TssH, giving the protein MSDISLETVTGKLNRVGYDAFMRSLRHAKSQGNRNVELAHWLLHILSNDRSDISLTLDHYKIDRARLLKDLTDTVDGFRKNETEMPGISNQITDCLDRGWHYATLFFGETQIRTGHILVAALKAPELRRALQQLSKPLSALDADRIAAEPRRLWGQSDEENQRPMDGAGLAAGPAAPTSDGKSPRGTTALDRFSVDMTAAAASGKMDPVVGRDDEIRQIIDVLMRRRQNNPILTGEAGVGKTAVVEGFAQRLATGDVPPQLGGVRLCALDIGLMQAGASMKGEFEQRLRSVIDEVQASPTPIILFIDEAHTLIGAGGAQGTGDAANLLKPALARGTLRTIGATTWAEYRQYFEKDPALTRRFQPVNVDEPSIEKCVTMLRGILEPMEKHHGVRISDEAVVAAVALSARYIPSRQLPDKAVSLLDTACARVAISQSTTPAAIADLKAAIEALEKEFSAQEREEELGVADDERIAELSASIAETKEKLAARETEYAREKAIVDEVGALRAKIASARNGAGPPDAAPAGEGGDASSGANATADLESARGDLKSRLANLGEMNPETRMIYPHVDEQAVAAVVSAWTGIPVGRMVKDEAQTVLQLADIMGRRVVGQSHGLRMIAKRIETNRAKLDNPNKPIGVFMLCGPSGVGKTETALALAESLYGGEQNMITINMSEFQEAHTVSGLKGAPPGYVGYGEGGRLTEAVRRKPYSVVLLDEVEKAHPDVHELFFQVFDKGQMEDGTGRRIDFRNTLIILTSNVGTEVIMKMADEGRTEVDPETLNTALKPYLTQVFPLALLGRMVTIPYFPLSSEMLGGIARLQLDRIKKRIAENHGAAFGYTDAVVDHIVAQCKDPDSGGRMIDNIVTNTLLPELSRHFLNRSLEKQEIASAKVDVADGKFTYEVA; this is encoded by the coding sequence GTGAGCGACATCAGTCTCGAAACGGTAACCGGCAAGCTCAATCGGGTGGGCTACGACGCCTTCATGCGGTCGCTCCGGCACGCGAAAAGCCAGGGCAACCGCAATGTCGAGCTGGCCCACTGGCTGCTCCACATTCTTTCCAACGACCGCTCGGACATTTCGCTGACGCTCGATCACTACAAGATCGACCGCGCCAGGCTGCTGAAGGACCTGACCGATACCGTCGACGGCTTCCGGAAGAACGAGACCGAAATGCCGGGGATCTCGAACCAGATCACCGACTGCCTCGACCGCGGCTGGCATTACGCGACGCTGTTCTTCGGCGAGACGCAGATCCGTACCGGGCACATTCTCGTCGCTGCGCTGAAGGCCCCGGAACTGCGGCGCGCGCTGCAGCAACTGTCCAAGCCGCTGAGCGCTCTGGACGCCGACCGGATTGCGGCAGAGCCGCGCCGGCTATGGGGGCAGTCGGACGAGGAGAATCAGCGGCCGATGGACGGCGCAGGGCTCGCGGCCGGGCCGGCTGCGCCCACGTCCGACGGCAAGTCTCCGCGCGGCACGACGGCGCTCGACCGCTTCTCCGTCGACATGACGGCGGCCGCTGCCTCGGGGAAGATGGACCCGGTCGTCGGTCGCGACGACGAGATAAGGCAGATCATCGACGTGCTGATGCGCCGCCGCCAGAACAACCCGATCCTCACCGGAGAGGCCGGCGTGGGCAAGACGGCGGTGGTGGAAGGGTTTGCCCAACGTCTGGCGACCGGCGACGTACCGCCGCAACTGGGAGGCGTGCGCCTCTGTGCGCTCGACATCGGCCTGATGCAGGCCGGCGCCTCGATGAAGGGCGAGTTCGAGCAGCGGCTGCGTTCCGTCATCGACGAGGTGCAGGCGTCGCCGACGCCGATCATCCTTTTCATCGACGAGGCGCATACCCTGATCGGGGCGGGCGGGGCGCAGGGGACCGGCGACGCCGCCAACCTGCTGAAGCCGGCGCTTGCGCGCGGTACGCTGCGGACGATCGGGGCGACGACCTGGGCGGAATACCGGCAGTATTTCGAGAAGGATCCGGCGCTGACCCGGCGCTTCCAGCCGGTCAACGTCGATGAGCCGTCGATCGAAAAATGCGTCACCATGCTGCGCGGCATCCTGGAGCCGATGGAAAAGCACCACGGCGTGCGCATCTCCGACGAGGCCGTGGTCGCGGCGGTCGCGCTCTCCGCGCGCTACATTCCTTCCCGCCAGTTGCCCGACAAGGCGGTGAGTCTGCTCGACACGGCCTGCGCCCGCGTCGCCATCAGCCAGTCGACGACGCCTGCGGCGATCGCCGATCTGAAAGCGGCGATCGAGGCTCTGGAGAAAGAATTCTCGGCGCAGGAGCGGGAAGAGGAACTGGGCGTCGCCGATGACGAGCGGATCGCCGAGCTCAGTGCGTCCATCGCCGAGACGAAGGAGAAGCTTGCCGCGCGGGAAACCGAGTACGCCAGGGAAAAGGCCATCGTGGACGAGGTCGGCGCATTGCGGGCCAAGATCGCTTCTGCCCGCAACGGCGCCGGGCCGCCGGACGCTGCACCCGCAGGAGAGGGCGGAGATGCTTCGAGCGGCGCGAATGCGACCGCCGATCTAGAGAGTGCGCGAGGCGACCTGAAATCCAGACTGGCCAATCTCGGCGAAATGAACCCCGAGACGCGGATGATCTATCCGCATGTCGACGAGCAGGCGGTGGCCGCCGTCGTCTCCGCCTGGACCGGCATTCCTGTGGGCCGCATGGTCAAGGACGAGGCGCAGACGGTGCTGCAGCTTGCCGACATCATGGGGCGGCGCGTCGTCGGCCAGTCGCACGGATTGAGGATGATCGCCAAGCGCATCGAGACCAACCGCGCCAAGCTCGACAACCCGAACAAGCCGATCGGCGTATTCATGCTGTGCGGCCCCTCAGGCGTCGGCAAGACCGAGACGGCGCTGGCGCTGGCGGAATCGCTCTATGGCGGCGAGCAGAACATGATCACCATCAACATGAGCGAGTTCCAGGAGGCGCATACCGTTTCGGGGCTGAAGGGCGCGCCGCCCGGCTATGTCGGTTACGGCGAAGGCGGGCGGCTGACCGAGGCCGTGCGGCGCAAGCCCTACAGCGTGGTGCTCCTCGACGAGGTCGAAAAGGCGCATCCCGACGTCCACGAGCTGTTTTTCCAGGTCTTCGACAAGGGCCAGATGGAGGACGGCACCGGACGCCGCATCGACTTCCGGAACACGCTCATCATCCTGACCTCCAACGTCGGCACCGAGGTCATCATGAAGATGGCGGACGAGGGCAGGACCGAGGTGGACCCCGAGACGCTCAACACGGCGCTGAAGCCTTATCTGACCCAGGTGTTTCCGCTGGCCCTGCTGGGACGGATGGTCACCATCCCGTATTTCCCGCTGTCGTCGGAGATGCTGGGCGGCATCGCCCGGTTGCAGCTCGACCGGATCAAGAAGCGCATTGCGGAGAACCACGGCGCAGCGTTCGGCTATACGGACGCGGTGGTCGACCACATAGTTGCCCAGTGCAAGGATCCCGATTCAGGCGGGCGCATGATCGACAACATCGTCACCAACACGCTGCTGCCCGAACTGTCGCGCCACTTCCTCAACCGGTCGCTGGAGAAGCAGGAGATCGCCAGCGCGAAAGTGGATGTGGCGGACGGAAAATTCACCTACGAGGTCGCGTAG